The genomic stretch TTTATCGAGCGGGTTCTGACGAATTTCTGGGTCTACCGGCTGCGCCTCGGCCAGGACGTCCCGTCGCTGGAGGCGGTTGCCGCGGGCGAATGGCCGGTTTATATCCCCTTTGACGAAGCAATAACCCAGAGCGAGAGCCATGCCGATTGACGAAAAGCGGCGCTTTCTGCCCGTATCCATCGCCATCCTGACGGTTTCCGATACCCGGACCGAAGCGGACGACCGTTCGGGCGACACGCTGGTGGAGCGCCTGCAGCAGGCAGGGCACGTGCTGGCGGACCGGGCCATCGTGAAGGACGCCGCGGCGCTGATCGAGACCCGGTTCCGGGCCTGGATCGACAACCCCGAAATCGACTGCGTGATTTCCACGGGCGGCACCGGCGTCACCGGCCGCGACGTCACGCCGGAAGCGCTCGACCGGGTCTGTGAAAAGAAAATCCAGGGGTTCGGCGAACTGTTTCGCTGGATCAGCTACCAGAAGATCGGCAGTTCGACGATACAGAGCCGCGCCGATGCCGGGGTCGCAAAAGGCACCTATCTGTTCGTGCTGCCGGGATCGACCGGCGCCTGCCGCGACGGCTGGGATGAAATCCTGGCCAACCAGCTCGATAACCGCTTTCGTCCCTGTAACTTCGTCGAACTGATGCCCCGGTTGCAGGAACGTTAGTTTCGGCGGCTATGCGGTTTACGGTCCACGCGCCAGCGGTGCAGGGATCCG from Alphaproteobacteria bacterium encodes the following:
- the moaB gene encoding molybdenum cofactor biosynthesis protein B, whose translation is MPIDEKRRFLPVSIAILTVSDTRTEADDRSGDTLVERLQQAGHVLADRAIVKDAAALIETRFRAWIDNPEIDCVISTGGTGVTGRDVTPEALDRVCEKKIQGFGELFRWISYQKIGSSTIQSRADAGVAKGTYLFVLPGSTGACRDGWDEILANQLDNRFRPCNFVELMPRLQER